In one Microbacterium invictum genomic region, the following are encoded:
- a CDS encoding glycosyltransferase, with protein MSAVERLRVLVVAPERHALRQPHAGGLEAVVWNRVRWLRRQGHTVFLCAADGSDFLGPRPELRLPRPRWGRPQDASDSTSPDGHDRRMAGAFDRLRDLLDARMLPVDVVDNHSLHGDPILWSCDLGLPVVTTLHTPPLPGMVRAARMLPGRAPHRFLAVSQFTARAWSDAGVDSFVFPNGVDADQWHLGAGGPGWVWFGRIVPEKAPHLAIRAAQRAGARLRIAGRIGDAAYFAREVEPLLGGRIEYLGPLGLPALSDVIGASAVALVTPVWDEPFGLVAAEALMTGTPVAAFDAGGIGEVLAGMPATTVVPTGDVGALGRAAAGLAALSRWGLPRGRIRDAAEARYSLEQRHREIERVLSVAANGAALPALVTADAVGSAVGA; from the coding sequence ATGAGCGCGGTCGAACGGCTCCGGGTGCTCGTGGTGGCCCCCGAGCGGCACGCGCTCCGCCAGCCCCACGCGGGCGGGCTCGAGGCGGTGGTGTGGAATCGGGTCCGATGGCTCCGCCGGCAGGGCCACACGGTCTTCCTCTGCGCGGCGGACGGATCGGACTTCCTCGGACCGCGGCCCGAGCTGCGACTTCCCCGTCCGCGGTGGGGCCGGCCCCAGGACGCCTCCGACAGCACCAGTCCCGACGGCCACGACCGCCGGATGGCAGGGGCTTTCGATCGGCTGCGCGATCTCCTGGACGCCCGGATGCTGCCGGTCGACGTCGTCGACAACCACAGCCTCCACGGCGATCCGATCCTGTGGAGCTGCGACCTCGGACTGCCGGTGGTGACGACGCTGCACACGCCGCCGCTTCCCGGAATGGTGCGCGCGGCGCGCATGCTGCCGGGGCGGGCGCCGCACCGGTTCCTCGCGGTGAGCCAGTTCACGGCGCGGGCGTGGTCGGATGCCGGGGTCGACTCGTTCGTTTTCCCCAATGGTGTCGATGCCGACCAGTGGCATCTGGGCGCGGGGGGACCCGGGTGGGTGTGGTTCGGGCGGATCGTTCCCGAGAAGGCGCCGCACCTCGCGATCCGCGCGGCGCAGCGGGCCGGGGCGCGCCTGCGCATCGCGGGCAGGATCGGCGACGCCGCGTACTTCGCGCGGGAGGTCGAGCCCCTGCTCGGCGGGCGGATCGAGTACCTCGGGCCGCTCGGCCTCCCCGCGCTGAGCGATGTGATCGGTGCGTCGGCCGTGGCGCTGGTGACCCCGGTGTGGGACGAGCCGTTCGGCCTCGTCGCCGCCGAGGCGCTCATGACCGGCACCCCGGTCGCGGCGTTCGACGCGGGCGGCATCGGCGAGGTGCTCGCGGGCATGCCCGCCACGACGGTGGTGCCGACGGGTGACGTCGGCGCGCTCGGTCGCGCCGCCGCGGGTCTCGCCGCGCTCTCGCGCTGGGGTCTTCCGCGCGGTCGGATCCGGGATGCCGCCGAGGCGCGCTACTCGCTGGAGCAGCGTCACCGCGAGATCGAGCGGGTGCTGTCGGTCGCCGCGAACGGGGCTGCCCTTCCCGCGCTGGTGACGGCGGATGCCGTGGGCTCGGCGGTCGGGGCGTGA